DNA from Helicoverpa zea isolate HzStark_Cry1AcR chromosome 5, ilHelZeax1.1, whole genome shotgun sequence:
AGTAtttgacgacctctatggcgcaatggtcaccaaacCGGACTGCCGAATTTGAggtcccggttcggtcgacatttgtgtgaagagcatgcttgttggccgtggtctgggtgtttacaatatgtatttataaatatgtagctatatatagtttatcagttgtgttagcacccgtaacacaagttaattaataacttaccatggggttaaccaaccgtgtgtgaaaaggtgtcccgacattatttatttatttattatttataggtactAACTTATGTTAGTTGGCTTTACACCCAACCCGGCAGAAAATTGTGTAACAACTATTTTGTAAGCAAAGTGTGGTCTAAGTTTCGCTACTcgacaatagatggcgctagatGTAGATAAAGTAAGCGGAATAGTAAagtatcaatatttaaaaaaaatatctgataaATACAGATTTTAAAGAAAGACTAAAGTATTACGTGTTAGGCACTAAACGGTAAACAAAATTAAAGCAGTCATGCAGTTTAACTTTTCCGCCACAGTGAGGGCGATCGCATGCCCCATAGAACCAAATGAATGGGGGAAGTCCATcgtccgagcccttttcccaactatgttggggtcggcttccagtccaaatGAATGGGGGAAGTCTAAACCAAAATTGCCCCGCGCTGATAAACTCCAACAGCATGGGGGAAGCCTTTTCGCCTTTCTGTCCACGAGAACACTATGGTGAAAGGGGCCTTTAAAGAAAACCTTTTCCCTAATACCTTTTTAATTCCGCTACTGGCTGGATGAAAAAAAATACGCCAGTTCATaacaagtttttttgtttggactgtcataaaaataccaaaatggACATTTTGCAGTAAAATAATGCTTCCACAAGAAATTCCAAGTAATTTGTTAATAATGCAACaaaattgtttgttaaaaaGTCTAAGATAAATATGAAATACCAAACATGCATCCTGGTTAGACGACTTTTGAGCAAAACCTTTGATGTTCcagtaaaaaaatgtaatccTATTAAACCACGTAAGTAACTAAGTACCTACACgtcatacctacctatttgaaAATCTGGTATTATTCTATGAACCTAGTGATTTAGTATATTTGTCAAATATAATAACGTCTCTAATATTACCTTCCTTTTACATATTTAGCAGTGTGCTCAATATTTCCAAGGCACTTCTCCAGCTCATCAATTCCGTTGCCAAAATCTGCAACTCTTATACAACATGATGAAGATTCTACGGTGGTGCTCTTGGGAACCGTACATTTTAGCAAACAGTCTGTGGAAGATGTTTCCGAGGTATACTGGACCTGCCTacccagtggcgtagcgtgggtatctgccgcccggggcagttgtcgattttgccgccccttcccgtgtattttttttaacaagtgttactggccctttgtcatttttaaccgacttcaaaaaaaggggaagttttttttgtatcgacgttaaaaatcatcaaatgacccttcccgctgtgggttagcagcggtgagggagtgtcagactcttactgacgaaaaaccgtcgtgttccgtcgaaggccttttatgttccagagccgcggtaactctttcgaacaacccgcagccccggcagaagggggaggttctcaagtagacttttcttttatatctttgttacttgatttcttgaaggttttaaaattcttttaggtaagttagttagttagtaaagtttgtcttggcggggaccacctcatcggtttacctaaattagcactttgctaaacgcatgtcggcagttgtgtaggtaagcaaatgtaaataaagaaaaacttgcctatgtagtttccagatgcgcgagcgaagcgagcgcgaaatttttatcggacttaaaccaaatattacgtaaaatttggcccaaacgtacttaactttttgtttgttgaccgatgcaaaaataagggcacatcgtttttgaatacgcgagcgaagcgagcgcgaaatttttatcggacctaaaacaaaaattacgtaaaatttagcccaaacgtacttaacgttttgtttgttgacaaatgcaaagaTAAGGGCCAGAATATAGTTtctaaatacgcgagcgaagctaGCGCGAAATTTtgatcggacttaaaccaaatattacgtaaaatttagcccaaacgtaattaactttttgtttgttgacaatacaacacaatacaggttctgaatacgcgagcgaagcgagcgcgaaattttaattattttttatttaagactcaaaaccaaaattacgtaaaatgtagcccaaacatacattttcatgaatggggggactaggtacgacacacccgatatacgtccatgcgaaaacccccgctcacaattataagtcaataaaaataaagttagatatcGCGAAAATTCGCGCGTGGGCgatgcggccgccgccgccgttgCCTCCTTCGTGCATGTTCGGTAGGTACGATGCTTCGCCGCTTAGACGTTGATCacgtgtgttttaagtaccaaattttaacaataattaattttaagttttaaaagtttcaactttcttgtttaatgttttgttattgttagacagttttatgtagcggcgcagatactagttgcgaacaattttttttaatttggtaaattttgccgccccctaaaagctgccgcccggggaatttgccccccctgccccccACACGCTACGCCACTGTGCCTACCTACAAATAACTATAGTGTGTTAGGTTTTTTTATAGTTAGGTATCCTAACAAGTAGTGTTAGATCAAAGATACGCCAATTTCTAGTTTTGCTACATATGATTGCTAtctataggtatacctatttgCTACCTACATGTGATGTAGCTAATGCGACGTTTGAAATAATCTTTGTCATCAGATAGTTAAAGTTCTGAACCCAAACGCAATTCTCATTGAATTATGCCGCCAACGGGTTTCCCTTCTAGAACTAGACGACAAGAAATTTTTGGAAGACGCAAAGAACTTTGATGCGCAGAAGTTAAAGTAAGTTAATACTACCATCTTCTTAAATAGTCCAACCAACCCAAAACCGAGTGGGATGAATAACAGGGAGTAGGTGGAGAATGCAAAAGAAATCGAAAGTCCCAATATTTGATTCCCCTTTCgtcataaaaccattttttacaGAGAAGCGGTAAAAGGGCAGAACTTTGTATCTGGTATGTTGCATGCAATGCTGTTGAAAACGTATGCTGACATTGCCAAAGAATTGGGAGTCGCGCCTGGTGGGGAATTCCGACGAGCTTATCATGAGGTGGGTTTGAATCATAGACATTTGTAACTACTGCCATAAGACAGCAtccattcaaaataataaattatattttacaactCTTTCTTGTATCTGCAGTTTTTAGAAAAGCAAGCTTTCCATTTTAATCACTTTCCATTTCCAGATGAAAAAGATACCTGGATGCAAATTATTTCTCGGTGATCGGCCCATACAAATAACAATAGCGCGAGCATTCCAGTCTTTGAGTGTGTATGAATTGGGACAAGTCCTATACCACCTCACTACAACAAATCCTAAGCCCTTGGAGTGAGTATTTCTGTTTAGGGACAACGTCAGCcttttattgaataatttaagccactaattaatgattaattattatctgATGCAGCAAGGAACAATTAGAAAGATACAAAGACAGAGACTTTGTTCAAGCACAATTTGAAGAAATAACTAAAGATGTTCCAGcctttaagaaaatatttcacgTATTTGTCGACGAACGTGACAAATGTCTCGCTTACTCGCTACAGGAGTGTGTTCGTTCGGGCAAGtatctattaaataatttgtatgatAAGAAGTTACAAACTAATGTGGCCTCTATGCGGCCATTGTGCGTGTAACGAAAAATAcgaaaattaaatatctaactattttatattttaacagtTGAAAAGCCTCGAGTACTGGCAGTCGTTGGTATGGGGCATGTTGATGGTATCGTTAAATACTACGGTAAGATGAGACAAGAGGACATTGTACCACTTCTATTGTAAGTAGACCACGAGTAATTTAACTAGTGTTTGTTTGATTGCAACTTAAGGACGTATGCTTTCCCTGATTTCAGCGGGCCTTAACAAGAACATGTATACCCTTTGAAATCAGGGTAGCTACATAACTTTAAGGGAGAATTGGCGATTTGTGACATTTATCTTGGTGGAAGCTGATCACTAAGTTATCAACAGGTCTTGAGCGTgtaaaaataggtaggtactaaccTTTTATCCCCATACCC
Protein-coding regions in this window:
- the LOC124630177 gene encoding traB domain-containing protein-like; protein product: MKYQTCILVRRLLSKTFDVPVKKCNPIKPPVCSIFPRHFSSSSIPLPKSATLIQHDEDSTVVLLGTVHFSKQSVEDVSEIVKVLNPNAILIELCRQRVSLLELDDKKFLEDAKNFDAQKLKEAVKGQNFVSGMLHAMLLKTYADIAKELGVAPGGEFRRAYHEMKKIPGCKLFLGDRPIQITIARAFQSLSVYELGQVLYHLTTTNPKPLDKEQLERYKDRDFVQAQFEEITKDVPAFKKIFHVFVDERDKCLAYSLQECVRSVEKPRVLAVVGMGHVDGIVKYYGKMRQEDIVPLLFIPARPYYMVLLSKGLKLTFFFLLFSFFYRLLFG